From Natronorubrum halophilum, a single genomic window includes:
- a CDS encoding IclR family transcriptional regulator, translating to MTAPEKTGIQAVERVFTIVEALNELDGAGVSELSRHVDLPKSTVHNHLQTLESTEYIVRRDGEYRTGLKFLQTGEIARNQHKLYQVARSEVDKLAEKTGDISGLMTEEHGQGVFIYRGRGPEAARIDTHIGDRIPLHCTALGKVIMAFLPDDRVEEILDTHGLQELTRNTITDRDRLYEELEAARERKIAFDDEERLNGLRSVAAPVLDSSSTVIGAISVAGPTHRMQGERFRTELPDQALGVANIIELNIQHS from the coding sequence ATGACAGCACCCGAGAAAACCGGAATCCAGGCGGTCGAACGCGTGTTCACCATCGTGGAAGCCCTGAACGAGCTCGACGGCGCGGGCGTTTCCGAACTCTCGAGGCACGTCGACCTGCCCAAAAGCACCGTCCACAATCATCTGCAGACGCTCGAGTCGACGGAGTACATCGTCCGCCGGGATGGGGAGTATCGGACCGGCTTGAAGTTTCTGCAGACCGGGGAGATCGCTCGCAACCAGCACAAACTGTACCAGGTCGCGCGCTCGGAGGTGGATAAACTCGCCGAAAAGACCGGCGACATCTCGGGCTTGATGACCGAAGAGCACGGCCAGGGCGTCTTCATCTACCGGGGTCGGGGCCCGGAGGCCGCCCGGATCGATACGCATATCGGCGACCGAATTCCGCTTCACTGCACTGCGCTCGGAAAGGTCATCATGGCGTTTCTCCCCGACGACCGCGTCGAAGAAATTCTCGATACCCACGGCCTGCAAGAGCTCACCCGCAACACGATCACCGATCGCGACCGACTCTACGAGGAGCTCGAGGCGGCCCGGGAACGGAAAATTGCGTTCGACGATGAAGAGCGCCTGAACGGGTTACGAAGCGTCGCCGCCCCCGTTCTCGACAGCTCGAGCACGGTGATCGGCGCCATCAGCGTTGCCGGGCCGACTCACCGAATGCAAGGCGAACGCTTCCGAACAGAACTCCCCGATCAGGCGCTCGGCGTGGCGAACATTATCGAACTCAACATCCAGCATTCCTAA
- a CDS encoding xanthine dehydrogenase family protein molybdopterin-binding subunit, with amino-acid sequence MSRSQATDVDGDSDADAESFTGQGLPRVEDRRILTGRAEFIHDITPENCLHMALVRSMHAHAEIESIDTSEAEAHPDCELVLTAEDLEADYNPMPTGIDSVETEDGVNEMFEWSLAGDKARFVGEPVVAIVASNRYAAEDVADLVTVEYNAVEAVADGMAAREDDVVVHEHVGTNVVDHERIEFGDPERAFEDADTVVDGTYSWGRISGVPLETAGVVAQYDGDTDSFEIDCNIQLHTLVDNMIYETLGYEEDDVRVNVPADVGGSYGTKIGIHRYCCLAAMASHKLERPVKFEEDRIENLQGGDMHCSDREYEMRMAVDDDGTMRGLEVWFVDDFGAFPRYPVNQVLKPLSVVTNSYAIDDVTYEYDLVLTNKTSQTAYRGFGVDPHIYALEMVVDKAAREIGMDPTEFRRRNLIQPEQMPYTLPSKNIYDSGDYPATLDRIQEIIDDERDGGLLDPEIVEAKREEGKYRGVQSSVIIEPGVSGSDWTDRQRSDRESLADRDRDEVEELPEHLRANLEQDGTVTAFLATDSSGQGHQTLVSQLLADELEILPSDIEVDYLDSIDAPTEYGSAASRMAVMLSGATVGLAEQFIANATAVAADRWDVSEDDVIYRNGTVERVDTGDSLSLADLAAIDADGEKRLSQVSYNYDHPATEFEEFDEAFSRKFPVYPTAAFGANAPIVEVDIETGEVDILTFYTVRDCGTMLNPMIVEGQAHGGIAQGIGASLLEEFGYEEDGQPQAITLFDYLLPSIENVPEIQMEHTETPSPYTETGAKGVGEGGMIDAPASIATSINAALDPLDVEEPADRIPVSPDHIRANVRDLE; translated from the coding sequence ATGTCCAGATCGCAAGCGACCGACGTCGACGGCGATTCGGACGCCGACGCGGAATCGTTCACCGGCCAGGGGCTTCCGCGAGTCGAGGATCGGCGGATTTTGACCGGACGAGCCGAGTTCATCCACGACATCACGCCGGAGAACTGCCTTCACATGGCGCTGGTGCGCAGCATGCACGCCCACGCGGAGATCGAATCGATCGACACGAGCGAGGCCGAAGCCCACCCAGACTGCGAACTCGTCTTGACCGCCGAGGACCTCGAAGCCGACTACAATCCGATGCCGACCGGCATCGATAGCGTCGAGACCGAAGACGGCGTCAACGAGATGTTCGAGTGGTCGCTCGCCGGCGACAAAGCGCGGTTCGTCGGCGAACCCGTCGTCGCCATCGTCGCGTCAAACCGGTACGCGGCCGAAGACGTCGCGGATCTCGTCACCGTCGAGTACAACGCCGTCGAGGCCGTCGCCGACGGAATGGCCGCCCGCGAGGACGACGTCGTCGTCCACGAACACGTCGGGACGAACGTCGTCGACCACGAGCGCATCGAGTTCGGCGATCCAGAGCGAGCATTCGAAGACGCCGACACGGTCGTCGACGGCACGTACTCGTGGGGGCGCATCTCCGGCGTCCCGCTCGAGACGGCGGGCGTCGTCGCCCAGTACGACGGCGATACGGACTCGTTCGAGATCGACTGTAACATCCAGCTCCACACCCTCGTCGACAACATGATCTACGAGACGCTGGGCTACGAGGAAGACGACGTTCGGGTGAACGTGCCGGCGGACGTCGGCGGGAGCTACGGTACGAAAATCGGGATCCACCGCTACTGCTGTCTGGCCGCGATGGCGAGTCACAAACTCGAGCGCCCCGTGAAATTCGAGGAGGACCGCATCGAGAACCTGCAGGGCGGGGACATGCACTGTTCGGACCGGGAGTACGAGATGCGGATGGCCGTCGACGACGACGGCACCATGCGCGGGCTCGAGGTCTGGTTCGTCGACGACTTCGGCGCGTTTCCGCGATACCCCGTCAATCAGGTTCTCAAGCCGCTTTCGGTCGTCACGAACTCCTACGCGATCGACGACGTCACGTACGAGTACGATCTCGTCCTGACCAACAAGACGTCACAGACCGCCTACCGCGGCTTCGGCGTCGATCCGCACATTTACGCCCTCGAGATGGTCGTCGACAAGGCGGCCCGCGAGATCGGGATGGATCCGACGGAGTTCCGCCGGCGTAACCTGATCCAGCCCGAGCAGATGCCCTACACCCTCCCCTCGAAGAACATCTACGACTCCGGGGACTATCCCGCGACGCTCGATCGGATCCAGGAGATCATCGACGACGAGCGCGACGGCGGCCTCCTCGATCCCGAGATCGTCGAGGCGAAGCGCGAGGAGGGCAAGTATCGCGGCGTCCAGTCGAGCGTCATCATCGAGCCCGGCGTCAGCGGCTCGGACTGGACCGACCGGCAGCGAAGCGACCGCGAATCGCTCGCGGACCGGGACCGCGACGAGGTCGAAGAACTGCCCGAACACCTCCGCGCGAATCTCGAGCAGGACGGGACCGTCACGGCGTTTCTCGCGACGGACTCCTCCGGGCAGGGTCACCAGACGCTGGTCTCCCAGCTGCTCGCCGACGAACTCGAGATTCTCCCCAGCGACATCGAGGTCGACTATCTCGACAGCATCGACGCCCCGACCGAGTACGGGAGCGCGGCGTCGCGAATGGCGGTCATGCTGTCGGGGGCGACCGTCGGTCTCGCGGAACAGTTCATCGCGAACGCGACGGCGGTCGCAGCCGACCGCTGGGACGTCTCCGAGGACGACGTCATCTACCGGAACGGCACCGTCGAACGGGTCGATACCGGCGACTCGCTCTCGCTGGCGGATCTCGCGGCGATCGACGCCGACGGCGAGAAGCGACTCAGCCAGGTGAGCTACAACTACGACCACCCCGCGACGGAGTTCGAGGAGTTCGACGAGGCGTTCTCGCGGAAGTTCCCGGTGTACCCGACGGCCGCCTTCGGTGCGAACGCACCCATCGTCGAGGTCGACATCGAAACCGGGGAGGTCGACATTCTCACGTTCTACACGGTCCGTGACTGCGGGACGATGCTGAACCCGATGATCGTCGAAGGACAGGCCCACGGCGGCATCGCCCAGGGAATCGGCGCGTCGCTCCTCGAGGAGTTCGGCTACGAGGAGGACGGTCAACCGCAGGCGATCACGCTGTTCGATTACCTGCTCCCCTCGATCGAGAACGTTCCGGAGATTCAGATGGAGCACACGGAGACGCCCTCGCCGTACACCGAAACCGGTGCGAAAGGCGTCGGTGAGGGCGGCATGATCGACGCCCCCGCGAGTATCGCCACGTCGATCAACGCCGCGCTCGATCCGCTCGACGTCGAGGAGCCGGCGGATCGGATCCCCGTCTCGCCGGATCACATCCGGGCGAACGTTCGCGATCTCGAGTAG
- a CDS encoding XdhC family protein, producing the protein MSDTDSWGVPTLDLFELVEETIERDGGQAVATVVNVDGSAYRRPGAKMVLGEDGPAYGGITAGCLEGPLRGVAREVVAENVPRVVTFDLTGDEDGWGLGLGCEGIVDVLVEPVDETWREPVAAFHRGESRALVTAVDGTDSVPTGARTVVSPDGSTAESADRATIPHPVLEPIETAVHARIEDGGSSSHAVETAAGTVEVFVDGITPATRLVLFGGQPDVRPVTRLARDVGLHTTVATARGAQADESAFPRADRVVATHPTDLDELVDERTAVVLMSHNFLDDRLALETLLDTPVPFIGLMGPRERFQRLLGELEGDGVTLAEDDRERIASPVGLDLGGGEPAEIALSIVSEVVAASNGERGGRLRNKQGPIHDRPPSQSD; encoded by the coding sequence ATGAGCGACACGGACTCGTGGGGCGTACCCACCCTCGATCTCTTCGAGTTGGTCGAAGAGACGATCGAGAGAGACGGTGGACAGGCAGTCGCGACGGTCGTGAACGTCGACGGTTCCGCGTACCGACGGCCCGGAGCGAAAATGGTACTCGGCGAAGACGGACCAGCGTACGGAGGGATCACGGCGGGATGTCTCGAGGGACCCCTTCGGGGCGTTGCCCGGGAGGTCGTCGCAGAGAACGTCCCGCGGGTCGTGACCTTCGACCTCACCGGCGACGAGGACGGGTGGGGGCTCGGCCTCGGCTGTGAGGGTATCGTCGACGTCCTCGTCGAACCGGTCGACGAGACGTGGCGAGAGCCGGTCGCGGCGTTTCACCGCGGTGAGTCTCGCGCCCTCGTCACCGCGGTCGACGGAACCGATTCCGTTCCCACCGGTGCGCGGACGGTCGTATCGCCCGACGGATCGACGGCGGAGTCCGCGGACCGCGCGACGATCCCGCACCCCGTTCTCGAGCCCATCGAGACCGCCGTGCACGCGCGAATCGAAGACGGCGGCTCGAGCAGCCACGCCGTCGAAACTGCGGCCGGAACCGTCGAAGTCTTCGTCGACGGTATCACCCCGGCAACGCGGCTGGTACTTTTCGGCGGCCAGCCCGACGTTCGACCGGTGACGCGCCTAGCTCGAGACGTCGGGCTCCACACGACGGTCGCGACTGCCAGAGGGGCACAGGCGGACGAGTCGGCGTTTCCGCGTGCCGACCGCGTCGTCGCGACCCATCCGACCGATCTCGACGAACTGGTCGACGAGCGAACCGCCGTCGTACTCATGTCTCACAACTTCCTCGACGACCGACTCGCACTCGAGACGTTGCTCGACACGCCGGTGCCCTTTATCGGACTGATGGGACCTCGTGAGCGATTCCAGCGACTCCTAGGCGAACTCGAGGGAGATGGTGTAACACTAGCCGAAGACGATCGGGAGCGGATCGCGTCTCCCGTCGGACTCGACCTCGGCGGCGGCGAACCCGCCGAAATCGCGCTGAGTATCGTCTCGGAGGTCGTCGCAGCGAGTAACGGCGAACGCGGCGGACGACTCCGCAACAAACAGGGACCGATTCACGACCGACCGCCGTCGCAGTCCGACTGA
- a CDS encoding CoxG family protein, with protein MEQSREELWPYFTDPDILAECAPGCKEMILESPHEITAVLAVGVGSVKPEFEVDAVVTNIEYPELLELKAVGQAPRNEFEMTATMKLIEQDDGGTIVDWEAKADVSGTIVSLGSRALKSVTNRLVKKYFADMQAIIEEGKGAESKLEAAPDDSDTDFDVEVESP; from the coding sequence ATGGAACAGTCGAGAGAAGAATTGTGGCCCTACTTCACCGACCCGGATATCCTCGCGGAGTGCGCGCCGGGCTGTAAGGAGATGATCCTCGAGTCACCCCACGAGATCACGGCGGTGCTGGCGGTCGGCGTCGGGAGCGTTAAACCCGAGTTCGAGGTCGACGCCGTCGTGACGAACATCGAGTACCCGGAACTGCTCGAGTTGAAGGCCGTCGGTCAGGCTCCGCGAAACGAGTTCGAGATGACGGCGACGATGAAGTTGATCGAACAGGACGACGGCGGAACGATCGTCGACTGGGAGGCCAAAGCCGACGTCTCGGGGACGATCGTCAGCCTGGGGAGTCGGGCGCTCAAGAGCGTGACCAACCGACTGGTCAAAAAGTACTTCGCGGACATGCAGGCGATCATCGAGGAGGGGAAGGGAGCCGAGTCGAAGCTGGAGGCCGCGCCGGACGATTCGGACACCGACTTCGACGTCGAAGTCGAGTCGCCGTAA
- a CDS encoding nucleotidyltransferase family protein produces MVELVGVVLAAGRGTRFEGGNKLLATVDDEPIVGRSARALAGGSLDRTIAILGHDSEAVRDAVGPHVDETTINDEYERGQSRSVRSGARYAREFGADAALFLPGDMPCVDAATVRRLADAYRDDSADIVVPTYEGHRGNPVLFDAVHFDELASISGDVGGRALFDAADIRRVPVDDPGIHLDVDTAADLESVRQSDCDGGRS; encoded by the coding sequence GTGGTCGAACTCGTCGGCGTCGTGCTCGCGGCGGGTCGCGGAACCCGATTCGAGGGCGGGAACAAGCTGCTCGCGACGGTCGATGACGAACCGATCGTCGGCCGTTCCGCACGAGCGCTCGCCGGCGGCTCCCTCGATCGAACGATCGCGATCCTCGGTCACGATTCGGAGGCCGTCCGCGACGCGGTCGGGCCACACGTCGACGAGACGACGATCAACGACGAGTACGAACGCGGGCAGAGTCGGTCGGTTCGATCGGGTGCCCGCTACGCCCGAGAATTCGGTGCCGACGCGGCGCTCTTTCTACCGGGCGACATGCCGTGTGTCGATGCGGCGACGGTTCGACGACTCGCCGACGCGTACCGCGACGACAGCGCCGATATAGTGGTCCCGACGTACGAGGGTCACCGCGGCAACCCGGTGTTGTTCGACGCCGTTCACTTCGACGAACTGGCGTCGATATCCGGCGACGTTGGGGGTCGAGCGCTCTTTGACGCGGCGGACATTCGTCGCGTCCCGGTCGACGACCCCGGGATCCACCTCGACGTCGATACCGCGGCGGACCTCGAGAGCGTCCGTCAGTCGGACTGCGACGGCGGTCGGTCGTGA
- a CDS encoding (2Fe-2S)-binding protein: MSTDSTDGPDGPVTEEITVTVNGEPVTAAVEPRLKLSDFLRYECDLNGVRVGCEHGVCGACTVRQDERAVKSCLSYAVQADGAEIETVEGLDEDGSLHPIQEAFHETHALQCGFCTSGFVMATKELLEDNPNPTKEEIETGLADNICRCTGYQNIYEAVERAAEKMEE, from the coding sequence ATGAGCACCGATAGCACAGACGGACCAGACGGCCCTGTGACCGAAGAGATCACGGTAACCGTAAACGGCGAACCAGTAACCGCGGCGGTCGAACCACGACTCAAACTCTCCGATTTCCTTCGGTACGAATGCGATCTCAACGGCGTTCGCGTCGGGTGCGAACACGGCGTCTGTGGCGCGTGTACCGTCCGGCAGGACGAACGGGCGGTCAAGAGCTGTCTCTCGTACGCCGTCCAGGCCGACGGGGCCGAGATCGAGACGGTAGAAGGACTCGACGAGGACGGCTCCCTCCATCCAATTCAGGAGGCGTTCCACGAGACGCACGCGCTCCAGTGTGGCTTCTGTACGAGCGGGTTCGTCATGGCGACGAAAGAGCTGCTCGAGGACAATCCCAACCCGACAAAAGAAGAGATCGAGACCGGACTGGCCGACAACATCTGTCGGTGTACCGGCTACCAGAACATCTACGAGGCGGTCGAACGCGCCGCGGAAAAAATGGAGGAGTAG
- a CDS encoding ABC transporter substrate-binding protein, whose amino-acid sequence MKDGTENTTGAPTRRDTLKYGGAVVGGGLLAGCADSSEEGMSPSETDGSYSVTMEPVGTVEFDEIPETWFPYTGDYADMGVALGQVNGLSAIGVRARFASHLYEELPGVSVDGSELTELYQDGTGKEIFYELEADVHLIDPNFMVNRLQWEQADVDEIRDLVAPFVGNTIFSRVYDWHDYADYTLYEAFEKVAQVFQEQARYEAFAEYHDEVLADVRERVPNETPTIAVLYPEGIPPESFYPYLIGSGTQSKHWNDLNVEDSLARNEIVDTQAGGGTIDYETLLEIDPDAIAIRIQGEITPEYFDAEIVSHLQNHNVASELRAVQNDRVIYGGVTYQGPIIHLFQLERAARGLYPDEFGGEQLFDRQRVADIVNGAFQQ is encoded by the coding sequence ATGAAAGATGGTACCGAAAACACGACAGGGGCACCGACGCGCAGAGACACGCTGAAGTACGGCGGCGCTGTGGTCGGCGGCGGACTACTCGCCGGGTGTGCGGATAGTTCGGAGGAGGGAATGTCGCCGAGCGAAACGGACGGATCGTACTCGGTGACGATGGAGCCCGTCGGCACCGTCGAGTTCGACGAGATTCCCGAAACGTGGTTCCCGTACACGGGTGATTACGCGGACATGGGCGTTGCGCTCGGGCAGGTCAACGGACTCTCGGCCATCGGCGTCCGCGCCCGGTTCGCCTCGCACCTGTACGAGGAACTCCCCGGCGTCTCCGTCGACGGAAGCGAACTCACCGAACTCTACCAGGACGGCACCGGCAAAGAGATCTTCTACGAACTCGAGGCCGACGTTCACCTCATCGATCCGAACTTCATGGTGAACCGCCTCCAGTGGGAGCAGGCCGACGTCGACGAGATCCGAGACCTCGTCGCTCCGTTCGTCGGGAATACGATCTTCTCGCGCGTTTACGACTGGCACGACTACGCCGACTATACGCTGTACGAAGCCTTCGAGAAGGTCGCGCAGGTGTTCCAAGAGCAGGCTCGCTACGAGGCGTTCGCGGAGTATCACGACGAGGTGCTCGCGGACGTACGAGAGCGCGTTCCGAACGAAACGCCGACCATCGCGGTTCTCTACCCGGAGGGGATCCCGCCGGAATCGTTCTACCCGTACCTGATCGGCTCCGGGACGCAGTCCAAACACTGGAACGACCTGAACGTCGAGGATAGCCTCGCCCGGAACGAGATCGTCGATACGCAGGCCGGCGGTGGAACGATCGACTACGAAACGCTGTTGGAGATCGATCCGGACGCCATCGCGATCAGGATTCAAGGCGAGATCACGCCGGAGTACTTCGACGCCGAGATCGTCTCACACCTCCAGAACCACAACGTCGCGAGCGAGCTTCGGGCGGTTCAAAACGACCGCGTCATCTACGGCGGCGTGACCTACCAGGGACCGATCATCCACCTCTTCCAACTCGAGCGGGCGGCTCGTGGACTGTATCCCGACGAGTTCGGAGGCGAACAGCTATTCGACCGCCAGCGCGTTGCGGACATCGTCAACGGAGCATTTCAACAATGA
- a CDS encoding FAD-dependent oxidoreductase — protein MSTRDTTQTEAAFDHDVVVVGGGPAGCSAGLFTARHGLETVIFDRGRSSIQRCAYLENYLGFPAGIDIETLYGLMHDHAETAGCEIVPDLVESLERADGEGFVVSLQEGEPVTARRVIAATRYDGEYMRGLDDEEAMFETHEHDGEEHEHFDKGYAESDGTTPVDDLFIASPYGDTGYQASMAAGHGARVGITVVEDVRRAQGYPEPMANHYDWMRREAELNGEWSERSRWREYFDDQLPDDHDLEEARLEAMREREIDRRFATYLSDDEIERRIERGHKRLLEHVDDDLILEAAREIEATGKTGGE, from the coding sequence ATGAGTACTCGCGACACGACCCAAACTGAGGCAGCGTTCGATCACGACGTCGTTGTAGTCGGCGGCGGTCCCGCCGGCTGCTCGGCAGGGCTCTTCACCGCCCGGCACGGCCTGGAGACGGTTATCTTCGACCGCGGGCGCTCCTCGATTCAGCGATGTGCCTACCTCGAGAACTACCTCGGCTTCCCCGCGGGGATCGACATCGAGACGCTGTACGGACTGATGCACGATCATGCCGAGACGGCGGGCTGTGAGATCGTTCCCGACCTCGTCGAATCGCTCGAGCGCGCCGACGGCGAGGGGTTCGTCGTCAGCCTACAAGAGGGAGAACCGGTCACCGCTCGTCGAGTGATCGCGGCCACGCGCTACGACGGCGAGTACATGCGCGGCCTCGACGACGAGGAGGCGATGTTCGAGACGCACGAACACGACGGCGAGGAACACGAGCACTTCGATAAGGGGTACGCCGAGAGCGACGGGACGACACCGGTCGACGATCTGTTCATCGCGTCGCCGTACGGGGACACCGGCTATCAGGCGAGCATGGCTGCCGGACACGGCGCACGGGTCGGGATCACCGTCGTCGAGGACGTTCGACGGGCACAGGGCTATCCCGAACCCATGGCGAACCACTACGACTGGATGCGCCGGGAAGCGGAACTCAACGGGGAGTGGAGCGAGCGAAGCCGGTGGCGGGAGTATTTCGACGACCAACTTCCCGACGATCACGACCTCGAGGAGGCGCGACTCGAAGCGATGCGCGAGCGGGAAATCGACCGCAGGTTCGCGACGTATCTCTCCGACGACGAGATCGAACGGCGGATCGAGCGCGGTCACAAACGGCTCCTCGAACACGTCGACGACGACCTGATCCTCGAAGCGGCGCGTGAAATCGAAGCGACCGGGAAAACCGGCGGGGAGTAG
- a CDS encoding dihydroorotase codes for MVDATGDLRVTNARVVTPNGTISGGVVAKDGIIVGVGAESNLPEADREIDAEGNYLIPGFIDPHVHWGLSRYEFEYHDGLEHDFETETRGAVHGGVTTVVNFLLQKEPYVPDMDFFKRAGEENSYIDFGYHAIVHQDHHVEEIEDLADAGIRSYKVFFNWYKHASPELGIDHSDAGRTYRVLDKVSDIPGGVVMFHAENEDLAIERRKELQAEGRNDLEAWSEASPNVAEAMQIEQIGRLTEYTDSRAYIVHMSTGEGVDVCERFQNKGVNLHAETLPAFLSHTYEQDDLGIWGKISPPLRGEASKKRLWEGIRTGVVDYVGTDHCPHKIEFKEKDTGKHGDIWDAIPGDNNGIEYFLPAMMSEGVNKNRISMERLVEVCSTNNAKRWGLYPRKGAIAEGSDADMVIVDLEKSTVVDDDFYHTMEPRYSTYHGEELTGLPTHTIVGGEVVVEDGELLAEPGGREYLPRGPEGVALE; via the coding sequence ATGGTCGACGCAACCGGAGACCTTCGAGTGACTAACGCACGCGTCGTCACTCCGAACGGCACAATCAGCGGCGGAGTTGTAGCAAAAGACGGGATTATCGTCGGTGTCGGGGCCGAGTCGAACCTCCCCGAGGCGGATCGGGAAATCGACGCCGAGGGCAACTATCTCATCCCCGGATTCATCGACCCCCACGTTCACTGGGGGCTCTCGCGGTACGAGTTCGAGTACCACGACGGACTCGAGCACGACTTCGAAACCGAAACCCGCGGCGCAGTCCACGGCGGCGTGACGACCGTCGTCAACTTCCTGCTCCAGAAAGAGCCCTATGTGCCGGACATGGACTTCTTCAAGCGCGCGGGCGAGGAGAACTCCTACATCGACTTCGGCTACCACGCCATCGTCCACCAGGACCACCACGTCGAGGAGATCGAGGACCTCGCCGACGCCGGGATCCGCTCGTACAAGGTCTTCTTCAACTGGTACAAACACGCCTCGCCCGAACTCGGCATCGACCACTCCGACGCCGGTCGAACGTACCGCGTGCTCGACAAGGTATCGGACATCCCCGGCGGCGTCGTGATGTTTCACGCCGAGAACGAGGATCTGGCGATCGAACGCCGCAAAGAGCTCCAGGCCGAGGGTCGAAACGACCTCGAGGCGTGGTCCGAAGCCTCGCCGAACGTCGCCGAGGCGATGCAGATCGAACAGATCGGCCGACTCACGGAGTACACCGACTCGCGCGCGTACATCGTCCACATGAGCACCGGTGAGGGCGTCGACGTCTGCGAACGCTTCCAAAACAAGGGCGTGAACCTGCACGCCGAAACGCTCCCCGCCTTCCTCAGCCACACCTACGAACAGGACGACCTCGGTATCTGGGGGAAGATCTCGCCACCGCTTCGCGGCGAAGCGAGCAAGAAACGACTCTGGGAGGGCATTCGGACCGGCGTCGTCGACTACGTCGGCACCGACCACTGTCCGCACAAGATCGAGTTCAAAGAGAAGGATACGGGCAAACACGGCGATATCTGGGACGCGATTCCCGGCGACAACAACGGAATCGAGTACTTCCTCCCGGCCATGATGAGCGAGGGAGTCAACAAGAACCGCATCAGCATGGAACGACTCGTCGAGGTCTGTTCGACCAACAACGCCAAGCGCTGGGGACTGTACCCCCGCAAAGGAGCGATCGCGGAGGGCTCCGACGCCGACATGGTCATCGTCGACCTCGAGAAGAGTACGGTCGTCGACGACGACTTCTATCACACGATGGAGCCCCGCTACTCGACCTATCACGGCGAGGAGCTCACCGGGCTCCCGACCCACACCATCGTCGGCGGCGAGGTCGTCGTCGAAGACGGCGAGTTGCTCGCCGAACCGGGCGGCCGAGAGTACCTGCCGCGAGGCCCCGAAGGGGTCGCGCTCGAGTAA
- a CDS encoding FAD binding domain-containing protein, which translates to MKPAPFTHHRPKTIEEALELLEALEDAELMAGNQSLGIVMANRLATPDHLVDLNGVSELAYIDDTDDGVRIGAMTTHRTLERSDLLAEALPMLPEAAEQIAGPSVRNQGTIGGSIGEADPAGNYPAALLALEGSVNLRSANGTRSVPVSEYFIAYMFTDLREEELIESVSVPTEPFPPARTGMAFLELKRAAQTFPTVSAATAVRVDDPTAADPLVEDARIALANAADVPLRVEDAESVLEGEPLTEDGLEELTEIVTGAVTPEGEMHADREYKEEVAGEYAKRSIAQAYDDAVAASNS; encoded by the coding sequence ATGAAACCAGCACCGTTTACACACCACCGACCAAAGACGATCGAAGAGGCCCTCGAGCTGCTCGAAGCGCTCGAGGACGCGGAACTGATGGCGGGCAATCAATCGCTCGGGATCGTCATGGCGAACCGTCTCGCGACCCCCGATCATCTCGTCGACCTCAACGGCGTTTCCGAACTCGCGTACATCGACGACACCGACGACGGCGTTCGGATCGGAGCGATGACGACCCATCGGACTCTCGAGCGGTCGGATCTCCTCGCCGAGGCGTTGCCGATGCTTCCCGAGGCGGCCGAACAGATCGCCGGACCCTCGGTTCGAAACCAGGGAACCATCGGCGGTAGCATCGGCGAAGCGGACCCGGCGGGCAACTACCCCGCGGCGCTGCTCGCACTGGAGGGGTCGGTGAACCTTCGTTCCGCCAACGGAACTCGATCGGTTCCCGTGAGCGAGTACTTCATCGCGTACATGTTTACCGACCTCCGCGAGGAGGAACTCATCGAGAGCGTCTCGGTGCCGACGGAGCCGTTCCCGCCCGCTCGGACCGGAATGGCCTTCCTCGAGCTCAAACGAGCCGCTCAGACCTTCCCGACGGTAAGCGCGGCGACTGCCGTTCGAGTCGACGATCCGACCGCCGCCGACCCCCTCGTCGAGGATGCACGGATCGCCCTCGCGAACGCGGCGGACGTGCCGTTGCGCGTCGAGGACGCCGAGTCGGTCCTCGAAGGCGAGCCGCTGACCGAAGACGGTCTCGAGGAACTCACGGAAATCGTCACGGGAGCGGTCACTCCCGAGGGCGAGATGCACGCGGATCGAGAGTACAAAGAAGAAGTCGCCGGCGAGTACGCCAAACGCTCGATAGCGCAAGCCTACGACGACGCTGTCGCGGCGTCGAATTCGTAG